One Cucurbita pepo subsp. pepo cultivar mu-cu-16 chromosome LG20, ASM280686v2, whole genome shotgun sequence genomic window carries:
- the LOC111783719 gene encoding putative hydrolase C777.06c: MADLDVSQNGASVTVANNQSALIFLGTGCSSAVPNAMCLIQPSDPPCRICSQALSVPPEKNPNYRCNTSLLIDYCQVDGSHHYILIDVGKTFREQVLRWFTHHRIPRVDSIILTHEHADAILGLDDVRAVQPFSPVNDIDPTPIYLSQHSMESISVKFPYLVQKKLKEGQEVRRVAQLDWKIVEDHHEKPFVASGLQFTPLPVMHGEDYICLGFLFGEKYRVAYISDVSRIPASTEHVISINGAGQLDLLILDTLYKTGSHNTHFCFPQTLDAVKRLNPKQAMLIGMTHEFDHHKDNEFLLDWSKREGIPVQLAHDGLRIPVGL; encoded by the exons ATGGCGGACCTCGATGTCTCTCAGAATGGAGCTTCTGTCACTGTTGCTAATAATCAATCGGCTCTGATCTTCTTAGGAACTGGTTGTTCCAGCGCCGTCCCCAATGCAATGTGTCTGATCCAGCCCTCTGATCCTCCTTGCCGCATCTGTTCCCAGGCCCTCTCCGTTCCACCTgagaaaaaccctaattacAG GTGCAATACGTCTCTTCTCATTGACTATTGCCAAGTGGATGGCAGCCACcattatattttgattgatgTAGGGAAAACATTTAGGGAGCAAGTACTACGATGGTTTACTCACCATAGGATTCCTAGAGTGGATTCA ATTATTTTGACTCATGAACATGCTGATGCGATTCTTGGCCTGGATGATGTACGTGCAGTACAACCTTTTAGCCCTGTAAACGATATTGATCCCACACCAATTTACCTCAGCCAGCATTCAATGGAAAG CATTTCAGTGAAGTTTCCTTACCTAGTCCAGAAGAAACTTAAAGAAGGCCAAGAAGTGAGACGAGTGGCACAGCTTGACTGGAAGATAGTTGAGGATCATCATGAGAAGCCCTTTGTTGCATCAGGCTTACAATTTACTCCTTTGCCT GTTATGCATGGTGAAGATTATATATGTCTGGGGTTTCTTTTTGGTGAAAAATATAGAGTAGCTTATATTTCTGACGTTTCACGAATTCCTGCAAGTACAGAACATG TTATTTCAATAAATGGAGCTGGACAGTTGGATCTTCTTATCTTGGACACGTTGTATAAG ACTGGATCCCATAACACTCACTTTTGCTTCCCACAG ACCCTGGATGCTGTGAAGAGGCTAAACCCGAAACAAGCCATGTTAATTGGAATGACGCATGAATTTGATCACCATAAGGACAACGAGTTCCTGCTTGACTGGTCCAAAAG GGAAGGAATTCCAGTGCAGCTTGCTCATGATGGGTTAAGAATTCCTGTAGGCCTTTAA
- the LOC111782633 gene encoding uncharacterized protein LOC111782633 yields MDHCWRVRFGIPQFRSRRSEHETMAKPTCSRAATFDADDFSDVFGGPPRTILFRQFSDTIEGKDSTSFYEEVFQSPELVSQPQKGGRSLPAFRIPIKEDRFYRFIFGSEDGRQSRDRSEPNSKEFTRSNSSSVSSPFRPIIGDDVAFPSSSSNLRPSNVPTKWSSYRTMFKEQEMPHIDNPYVENEHYDSYRSSGHVFGVPVSSPETISLEPNSFRSIKICVDDLEQNSPSSAGSSHCEDPVDYSGIYCNVLPEDDEDDEDAMSSYVIEITSINREEYREEVSIDEAIAWAKSKYQSPVSETDLSGRQQESEQSGEEEGRPVSFESSGQQLNGNGLSQPAETHQKDVKVEGGKPRVDIDKELEGLDEKIKLWSAGKETNIRLLLSTLHYILWSSSGWSPISLTNLIGGSQMKKAYQKARLCLHPDKLQQRGATMLQKYVAEKAFTILQEAWAVYISQDVFLN; encoded by the exons ATGGACCATTGCTGGCGAGTCCGTTTTGGAATTCCACAGTTTCGTTCCCGGAGATCGGAACACGAAACCATGGCCAAACCTACATGTTCTCGTGCTGCAACTTTCGACGCCGATGACTTCTCCGATGTCTTCGGCGGTCCGCCACGGACCATCCTCTTCAGGCAATTTTCCGACACGATTGAGGGTAAAGACTCCACTTCCTTCTACGAAGAAGTATTCCAATCCCCCGAGTTAGTTTCTCAGCCGCAGAAGGGCGGCCGGAGCTTGCCGGCCTTCAGAATCCCTATTAAAGAGGATAGGTTTTATCGCTTTATTTTTGGATCGGAAGACGGCCGACAATCGAGAGATAGGTCAGAACCGAACTCCAAGGAATTCACCAGATCGAACTCGTCTTCGGTATCCAGCCCCTTTCGGCCGATCATCGGAGATGACGTGGCATTCCCTTCGTCGTCTTCAAATCTCAG GCCAAGCAATGTCCCAACAAAGTGGAGCTCATACAGAACCATGTTCAAGGAACAAGAAATGCCTCATATCGATAACCCGTATGTGGAAAATGAACATTATGATAGTTACAGAAGCTCGGGCCATGTGTTCGGAGTACCCGTGTCGTCCCCAGAAACCATTAGTCTGGAACCAAATTCATTTAGAAGCATCAAGATCTGTGTGGATGATTTGGAACAAAACTCCCCATCATCTGCTGGTTCTTCACACTGTGAGGATCCAGTTGACTATAGTGGAATTTACTGTAATGTTTTACCAGAAGACGACGAGGACGACGAAGATGCTATGAGTTCTTATGTCATTGAGATAACTTCCATCAATAGAGAAGAATATAGAGAAGAAGTTTCCATTGATGAAGCAATTGCTTGGGCTAAATCAAAGTATCAAAGTCCTGTATCTGAGACAGATTTGAGTGGTAGACAACAAGAAAGTGAGCAATCtggggaagaagaag GAAGACCTGTTTCATTTGAATCTTCAGGTCAGCAGTTGAATGGAAATGGATTGTCACAGCCCGCAGAG ACACACCAGAAAGATGTAAAAGTTGAAGGAGGAAAGCCACGGGTTGACATTGAT AAAGAATTGGAAGGATTAGATGAGAAAATAAAGTTATGGTCAGCTGGCAAGGAGACCAACATCCGCTTGCTACTTTCTACGCTTCATTAC ATATTGTGGTCAAGTAGTGGGTGGTCTCCAATATCCTTGACAAACCTGATTGGAGGCTCACAAATGAAGAAGGCTTATCAAAAAGCAAGATTGTGTCTACACCCAGACAAGCTGCAGCAAAGAGGAGCGACAATGCTGCAAAAATATGTTGCGGAGAAGGCTTTTACCATCCTTCAG GAAGCGTGGGCTGTATATATATCCCAAGATGTTTTCCTCAACTAG